One part of the Lycium ferocissimum isolate CSIRO_LF1 chromosome 8, AGI_CSIRO_Lferr_CH_V1, whole genome shotgun sequence genome encodes these proteins:
- the LOC132067063 gene encoding cytidine deaminase 1-like — protein sequence MDHTKFVLEASEAELMAQSLGLSSVLQLLPILIQPAKNNARPPISNFHVSAVGLGSDGRVFLGVNLEFPGLPLHHTVHAEQFLLLNLAVHNCPSLVAFAVSAAPCGHCRQFLQELRNSSTLQIHITSLSNNNPHDMTFKPLAELLPYPFGPFDLLDDETPLLLEHHNNGLSLGLTRSQKLETVREKNSDHGYLSNGFSKETEKEYSHVTFAALEAANESHAPYSGCPSGVALVDSDGKVYKGSYVESAAYNPSLGPVQAALVAFVAMGGGEYEKIVAAALVEKEKAKVRQDDTARLLLNLVSPNCDIKVFHCIVAEN from the coding sequence ATGGATCATACCAAATTTGTGTTGGAAGCCTCAGAGGCTGAGCTCATGGCACAATCCCTTGGCCTCTCTTCCGTTCTTCAACTTCTACCAATCTTGATTCAACCTGCCAAGAACAACGCGCGCCCTCCCATCTCCAACTTCCACGTTAGCGCAGTTGGCCTTGGCTCTGATGGTCGCgtctttctaggtgttaaccttgaGTTCCCTGGCCTTCCCCTTCACCACACAGTCCACGCCGAGCAATTCTTACTCCTCAACCTCGCTGTCCATAACTGCCCTTCCCTCGTAGCTTTCGCTGTCTCTGCTGCACCTTGCGGCCACTGCAGACAGTTTCTTCAAGAACTACGGAACTCTTCCACTCTCCAAATCCACATCACGTCTCTGAGCAATAATAATCCTCATGATATGACATTCAAGCCTTTGGCTGAACTCTTGCCCTACCCGTTCGGTCCATTTGATCTTTTGGATGACGAAACTCCTTTGCTGCTAGAGCACCATAATAATGGCTTATCTCTGGGCCTAACTCGATCCCAAAAACTGGAGACCGTTCGTGAGAAGAACAGTGATCATGGATATTTAAGCAATGGGTTTTCGAAAGAAACTGAAAAAGAGTATAGCCATGTGACATTTGCAGCATTGGAAGCTGCTAATGAATCACATGCACCATATAGTGGGTGTCCATCTGGGGTGGCGCTTGTGGATAGTGATGGTAAGGTTTATAAAGGTTCTTATGTGGAATCTGCAGCTTATAATCCAAGTTTAGGGCCAGTGCAGGCAGCATTAGTGGCTTTTGTGGCTATGGGAGGAGGTGAATATGAAAAGATTGTTGCTGCGGCTTTGGTTGAGAAGGAGAAAGCAAAGGTGAGGCAGGATGATACAGCCAGGCTGCTTCTCAATTTGGTCTCTCCTAATTGTGACATCAAGgtgtttcattgcattgttgcTGAAAATTGA